Below is a genomic region from Actinomadura sp. NAK00032.
CGGCACGTTCTGCACCCGCTTCAAGCAGCAGACCGGCATGACGCCGACCGAGTTCCGCCGCCGCGCCCGCACCGGCGGCGCCGCCGCGATCCCCGGCTGCCACGTGCTGCTCTGGGCGGGCGGCTTCCGCGGGCGCTGAGCAACTTTCGAGAAGGCCGCCCGCCTCCCGGCCGCCTAGCGTGGGCACCCGTAACCACCGCCCACCAGGGAGGCAACATGATCACGAAGCTGGGACTGGCCACCGTCTGGGTCCTCGACCAGGACTCCGCCCTCGCGTTCTTCACCGGCAAGCTCGGCCTGGAGGTCCGCGACGACCTGACCCTCGGCGAGGGCGGGATGCGCTGGGTCACCGTCGGCGCCAAGGAGCAGCCCGACCTCAGCCTCGCCCTCATGGTCCCCGGACCGCCCACCATGGACCCCGACTCCGCCGCCCAGATGAAGGCGCTCATCGCCAAGGGCGTCCTCGGCGCCGGCGCCTTCAACACCGACGACTGCCAGGCCGAGTACGAGCGCCTGTCCGCCCGCGGCGTCGAGTTCGTCCACAAGCCGGAGAAGCGCCCGTACGGCATCGAGGCCGTCTTCCGCGACGACTCCGGCTGCTGGTACAGCCTCACCCAGCCCTTCGCCGAACTCGACGAGACCGCCCCCTGGAACGACTGCGCCACCTGAGAGGTCACTCCAGCACGGTGGGGCCGAGTTCGCGGAGGACGTGTACCAGTTGTTCCACGTCGGCCTTTGTCGTGCGCCAGTTGAGCGGTGCGGGGCGGAACACCGTCATGCCGCGGTAGGTGCTCGTGCCCGCGTAGACGCGGCCGTCGGCGAGCAGGGCCTCGCCCAGGCGGGCGTTCAGCGCGTCGAGACGGTCCTCGGGGACGCCCTCCGGGCGGTACCGGAAGCACGCGATGCACAGCTGGACCGGTGCCAGCAGCTCCAGGTCGGGCGCCGCCTCGACGAGGGCGCCGAGATGCGCGGCCACGTCGAGGTGGCGCTCCACCATCTGCCGGTAGCCGTCCCGGCCGTAGGCGCGCAGCGTCGCCCAGATCGGCAGCGCCCGCGCCCGCCGCGACGACTCCGGGCCCAGCATGTTGTAGTTGACGCGCTCGCCGTCGGCGTCCGGCAGGTACGCCGCGCCCCACGCGCCGAACGCGCGGCTCAGCCCGCCGGGGTCCCGGACGAACGAGAACCCGCTCTCGTACGGCACGTTCAGCCACTTGTGCCCGTCCGCCGTGACCGAGTCGGCCCGCTCCACCCCGCGGGCGAGGTGCGCGGTGCGCGGGCTCAGCGCGGCGAACAGGCCGAAGGCCCCGTCCACGTGGAGCCAGGCGCCGTGCCGCTCGGCGAGGTCCGCCAGGTCCGCGATCGGATCGGAGTCGCCGGTGTTGACCTCGCCGAGGTTCGCCACGACCACGGCGCGCCCGCCGGTCCGGGCGAGGGCCTCGTCCATGGCGGCGAGGTCGACCCGCCCGGCGTCGTCGCGCGCGAACGTGCGCAGCGTGTCCCGGCCGCAGCCC
It encodes:
- a CDS encoding VOC family protein, whose protein sequence is MITKLGLATVWVLDQDSALAFFTGKLGLEVRDDLTLGEGGMRWVTVGAKEQPDLSLALMVPGPPTMDPDSAAQMKALIAKGVLGAGAFNTDDCQAEYERLSARGVEFVHKPEKRPYGIEAVFRDDSGCWYSLTQPFAELDETAPWNDCAT
- a CDS encoding pyridoxal-dependent decarboxylase; the protein is MSDPLDERDRAGGPLAVVAREAGPYLDGLAARPVHDRSMDALLDELDGPLPAAGDGAVAAVERLVRVGTAAATHSSGPRFFHFVVGGSTPAAMAGDWTASLLDQAAGLWLTSPLAARAETVVLRWLKELFGLPASFGGVLTPSATLAHVAGLASARSWWAERYGVDVASRGLSGLPAMPVFSSGLVHVSTRKALQILGCGRDTLRTFARDDAGRVDLAAMDEALARTGGRAVVVANLGEVNTGDSDPIADLADLAERHGAWLHVDGAFGLFAALSPRTAHLARGVERADSVTADGHKWLNVPYESGFSFVRDPGGLSRAFGAWGAAYLPDADGERVNYNMLGPESSRRARALPIWATLRAYGRDGYRQMVERHLDVAAHLGALVEAAPDLELLAPVQLCIACFRYRPEGVPEDRLDALNARLGEALLADGRVYAGTSTYRGMTVFRPAPLNWRTTKADVEQLVHVLRELGPTVLE